The segment CGCACTTTTGCCGGCCGGCAGCCAGGCCGGGAGAGCTTGGCCCTGGCGATGATCAGCATCGCGGGTGGGATGGGCACGGCCGCCATGTTCCGGTACGTCCAGCTGCGGGGCGATTAGTCTTCGGCGTCTCCCAGGCCGCGCGCGGCCAAGGCGTCGCCGGTCTGTCGCGCATACGCAACCGTGGTGATAAAGACCGGCAAGACCAAAGCGCGGGGATTTCGTTCCAAACCGCGGGCACGGGCGGAGTCACGGACATCGGAGAATGCTCCCGCGATGAACGGAAGGCTCCGCAGCATAATGGCTATGGTCAGTGCGAAACGCTCGGGATCGGCGCCGAAGCGCTTGAACGGCTTGGACAGGGCTACCACCCCGTCGAGCAGCGCCTGCACCGGAGTCGTGACCGTCAGCACCGATGCAGCGACGACACAGACGAGCACGTTGAGCACGATCCGGGCGGCGACCGGGCCGCCCAGCTGCCACCATTGGAACGCGCCGATGACCAGAAGGATGGGCGTCACCAGCCACACGGAATGCGCGAGCCGTCTGAAGCCTGCGCCGCTCAGGAGGAAGAGCGCGCACATCGCGGCCAGGACCGCGGCCGAGACGAGCCAATCGACAATCAAGAACGAGGCGAGGCCGCAGCCTGCAACCAAGAGGAACTTGAGCCACAAGGGCGTGCGGTGCACGATCGAGTCGCCGCGCACATAGTGGGGGATGAGGACCCCGCGGCTCCTCACGTCGCCTGCACTCTTCCCTGAAGGGCAGCTTCGCCGGGCTCCACTGCCTGGGCGCAGAGTGCACGGTAGTGTTCGACGGCGTCGGCTGCTCTGCCGTCGAACACTATCCGTCCCTCGTCCACCACCAACGCGCGATCCGCTTCGAGGGCAAGCTCGAGGTCGTGGGTGGACATGATGATCTGTTGTTCCAGGCCGGCAAGCGTGCGCCGGAGCAGTTCCCGGTTGCGCAGGTCCAACAGCGTTGAAGGCTCATCGAGGACCAACACTGCGGGATTCACCGCGAGGACCGCGGCGAGGGCGAGCAGCTGCCGTTCTCCGCCGGAGAGTTCGTAAATGCTTTGATCGGCTAGTTTCAGGAGGCCGAACCGTTCGAGGACTGCTTCGGCGCGGGCCGCACGCTCCTTGGAGTTCCTGATGGAACGCCGCAGGGACAATTCAACATCTTCCCGGCCGGTAGGCATGACCAGTTGGGATAGGGGATCGGTGAAGACGAATCCCACCTGGCTACGGACCCGGCGGACGTCTCCGATGCTGTCCGCGCCGTTGACGGTGACGGCACCCTCGCTGGGAGCTACCAAGCCGTTGAGCAGGCGCAGCAAGGTGGATTTTCCGGAGCCGTTGGCCCCAATGACGGCGATGCGCCGCTCGCTCAGATTCAGCGAGACGTCCTGCAACAAGGTCTTGGGAGTGTGGCTGCCATCGACGACAACCCGCACGGAGACGTCACTCAGAATGATGGTGTTCATGTATGGATTGTTCCCGCTCTTTGTGGTGCCGCGTCTATTTGACGCGGCGGACCAGGATGTCCGGGAAGGCCCGGTGCAGGGAGACAGCGATGATTGCTGCCAGGACATTCTTGATGGTGTCGCCCGGGTAGTAGGGCAGGTCGGCCAGGAATGCCTTGGCGAAGTCGAACTTTCCATTGACCATGAAGCCAAGCACTCCGAGGCCATGGACGAGGACGATGGTGCTGATCATGGCCGCCGCAAACAGGAACACCGCGCGGTACTTCACCGTCTTGCGGATCACGAGGGCAGCCAACCACCCGGCAGCTGCGGCAGCAAGCGGGAAGGCGATGATGTAGCCGGCTGATGGGGTTGCCAGGATGCCGAGCCCGCTGCGGCCCCCGCTAAAGATCGGCAGTCCGGCGAAACCGAGCAGGGTGTAGAGCCCGACGGCGGCAAACGCCCGGCCGCCGCCGAGCACAAGTCCGGTGAGCATGACGGCGAGGGTCTGCAGAGTGATCGGGACGCCGAGGGCTCCTACGGGAATTCCCGGGACCATGGTTGAAGCGGCCACCAAGGCCGCGAAGACGGCGATGAGGCCGATGTCCGTAGAGGTCCAGCGGCTGCGGGCACTGGTGCGTCCCGTAGCTGCGGTTTTGATGCTGCTCATGGTGTGTCCTGTCTGATGCCGGGGCGGAGTAAGTCCCCTGGAACCGAGATTACAGAGCAGCCAAGGACACTATTTTGTAGGGTGTCCACGAGTGTCGGAGCGAGGCATTGGCGTCAAGGTACAAAGGACGGTCCCGTTGTGGGCGGCGTCCTGATCAGTCCTCCCCGGACTCCTCCGCTGGGGTGAAACCTGCGCGGTCCACCTTGCGGTGGTAATGCATGCCCGCCAGGCCGCCTAATACGGCCGCGATCAGGGTCACTGCGGCCACGATGAGGGCGGCGATGATGCCGGTGGTGCTCAACTGTCCCTCATTGACTGGAATCCTCGGGAAGCTGTTGAGGTTAGCGAGGATATTGAACCGCTGTCCGGCTATCAGGCCAAGCAGGGCCACCAGGACGGCCGCGATAATTGCCCAGAGCCAGACCATGAAGCCTTGCCTGACACCATTGAATCGCGCCATGCGAGCGGCGACGTAGCCGCCGGAGTAGTAGGAAAGGAACAGGATCACCAAGAGGGCGATCACGCCTGCGATGCCCGCCGTCTTTGAACCCGCCTGGTTCACTGCATCGTTGACGTTCGTGTTGTTTGCGAGTCCGACCGCCACGCCGACCGCCACGCCGGCCGCTGCCAGGATGGCAATGAGAAGCACTGCCATTCCAGTGGCGGTCAGCCAGCCGAAGAAGGCGGAGCCGATCTTGATTCCGCCGAACTGTTCCTTTTCCCGTGCAATGACCGTCTCGCGGGTGGCGGCACGTGGGTCGTATGCGGCGGGAGCCACGCCATAGTTGCTAGTCTCATCGACATAGCTCGTGTCGTCTACGTAGCCGGGTTCATTTCGCCGCACTTCACCAACCTGCTCGTCCCGCGGTTCGACGGCGTCCGGGATTCCGGCTTGGCCGCGGTCGTCCCGGAGGTGCCTGCCTTCGGATCCTGTTGTGCTGCTCATCGAGACTCTCCCTAGCGATCGTCCAACCGGACTCATGCCTGAGCTGCAACATGAGGGCTCCGGCGGTCCCGATTCCACCTAACCACGCGCCGGAACTAGTAGCAAGGGTGCTTACTATTCTGGAATCGTGTACAGGCGTCTTAGTCCTGGCAAGCGCGGGACGCGGCGGGCGGTAGAATTGTCAAGGCCGATCGCTCGGCCCTCCCTCGCCTCAGCTGCACCGATGAACTCCGTGCTGCGGGTGTTCCCCATTGAAAGGCATCCCCCGAATTGATTACCGTCCAGGAACTCGAACTGCGCGCAGGCGCCCGCCTGCTCATGGACCAGGTCAGCTTCCGCGTGGACAAGGGGGACAAGATCGGCTTGGTCGGGCGGAACGGTGCGGGTAAGACGACCCTCACCCGTGTCCTGGCCGGTGAGGGCTTGCCCGCTGCGGGCAAGGTTGCCCGCAGCGGAGAGATTGGCTATCTGCCACAGGATCCCCGGACCCCGGACATGGAACAGCTGGCACGCGACCGTATCCTCTCTGCCCGCGGTCTGGACGTGGTAGTCGGCAAGCTGAAGCAGGCACAAGCGGATATGTCCAGCGAAGACGCCACAGTGCAGCGCAAGGCCATGAACCGCTATGACCGCTTGGAAAGCGAATTCCTCGCAGGAGGCGGTTATGCAGCCGAAGCCGAAGCCGCGGCTATTTCTTCCAATCTGTCCCTTCCGGAGCGACTCCTGAACCAGCCCCTCAAGACACTTTCGGGCGGCCAGCGCCGTCGCGTTGAGCTGGCCCGGATCCTCTACTCGGATGCTGAAACACTGCTCCTGGACGAACCCACCAACCACCTCGACGCGGACTCCATCACCTGGCTCCGCGACTTCCTCAAGGGGCACCAGGGTGGTCTGATCGTGATCAGCCACGACGTGGAACTCCTTGAAGCCACGGTCAACAAGGTCTATCACCTGGATGCCAACCGGGCGCAGATCGACTTCTACAACATGGGCTGGAAGCGCTACCTGCAGCAGCGTGAAACCGACGAGCGCGCCCGCAAGCGTGAGCGTGCCAACGCCGAGAAGAAGGCGCAGGTCCTCATGGACCAAGCGAACAAGATGCGCGCCAAGGCCACCAAGGCCGTAGCGGCGCAGAACATGGCGAAGCGGGCCGAGCGGTTGCTTGGCGGTCTGGAAGCGGTCCGCGAGAATGACCGCGTGGCAGCCCTGCGTTTCCCGGATCCTGCTCCCTGCGGCAAGACTCCGCTCACTGCGGAAGGCTTGAGCAAGTCCTACGGTTCATTGGAAATCTTCACCGATGTTGACCTGGCGATCGATCGCGGTTCCAAGGTGGTCATCCTGGGCCTCAACGGCGCGGGAAAGACCACCCTCTTGCGCATGCTCGCAGGAGTGGACAAACCGGACACGGGCGAAATCCTCCCCGGCCACGGCCTCAAAGTGGGCTACTACGCGCAGGAACACGAAACCCTGGATCATGACCGTACCGTCCTGGAGAACATGCGTTCATCCGCTCCGGACATGAAGGACGCGGAGGTCCGTGGGATCCTCGGCTCTTTCCTGTTCTCGGGCGACGACGTCGACAAGCCGGCAGGTGTGCTGTCAGGTGGTGAGAAGACGCGCCTGGCGCTCGCCACGATCGTGGCCTCAAGCGCCAACGTGCTGCTCCTGGACGAGCCTACCAACAACCTCGACCCGGCCAGCCGCGCCGAGATCCTGGGCGCGCTGCGTAACTATTCCGGCGCCGTCGTCCTCGTCAGCCACGATGAGGGCGCCGTGGAAGCGCTGAACCCCGAACGGGTGGTCCTGCTTCCGGATGGCGTCGAGGACCACTGGAACGAGGACTACCTGGACCTCATTACCCTCGCCTAGGCAGTTCCTTCGGGCTCAGGGCATTTCCCACGGAACCGACGCGAGGGGACGGCCCAGTTCGATGTAGCTTTTCAGGTTCGACAGGACTGCCGACCAGCCGCGGCTTGCAATCGCCAATTGTTCTTCGTCGGCGATGTTCCTGTGATGGACCGTTAGCCTGGCAATGCTGTCGTGTGACTCGATGGTGAAGGTGACAACGTCGGGCTTCACTACCTCCGGGACCGTTGGGTCCTCCCAGGTGTTCACAAGGCGCAGGGGCTGCGTCGCCTCCAAGATGGTTCCTACTACGTCCGCGGTCCCGGAGCCATCCGTGCGCTGGTGTTCCCAGCGTGAGCCTGCCTTCCAGTCCGAGACATTGGCGTGGCCCCAGTACTCGGCGCTTTGGGCTGCGTCTGTCAGGGCCGCCCAAATCTGGTCCGCAGTTCCTTCGATGTACGTGACGTAGGTGTATTCAGCCATGGGCACCAGCCTAGCGCCACGCCGCACCGGATCAATGGCCCGACGAGACTCACCTATAGTGCTCGCGAAACGGGGTGCATGCCTCATTTGGGAAACGCTCGCGAAATCACGGGCCGCTACGGGCACGGCGGTGACGATGAGGGATGGACCTGTCGATGGCAACGCGTAGGGAAATCACGAAGAAGTACGCAGCCGATTATGCGAAGGCGTCCAAGAAAGCCAAAGGCGTGGTTCTCGACGAGCTCGTGGCTGTTACGGGATGGTCCCGGGCAAACGCCCGCCGCGCATTGGCCACGGCCCGTGCGCGAAAAGGCCGGGCGAAACCGGTAACGCGCAGGCCTCGGGGACGTACGTATGGCTATGACACCCTCAAGGTCCTGATCTGTGTGTGGCGGCTGGCCGGGATGCCATCGGGCAAATACCTGGCCGCGACCATGGACCTCTGGCTGCCCAAGCTTCAGGCCTTCGGGGAACTGGACGCCAAGCGACTGACACCGGCAGTGGCGGCGCAGCTGATGCAGGTCTCCGGGGCGACGATCGACCGGCTGCTTAAGCCCACGAAGGACGCGGACAGGCCCAAAGGGTTGTCCGCGACGAAGGCCGGGCCGTTGCTGCGGAACTCCATCACGGTCCGCAAGGCAGGGGACGAACACGAACAGGCGCCGGGGTTCATCGAAGCGGACATGGTCGTCCACTGCGGGCCCACCCTGGCCGGTGAATTCGCCAGGACCCTGACCGCCACGGACGTCTTCACCGGCTGGACCGAGAACGTCGCGGTCCGCAACGGGGCGCATAAATGGGTGCTCCCGGCCCTGGACGAAGTCGTGGCCCGGCTGCCCTTCCCCCTGGTCGGTCTGGATACCGATAACGGCGGGGAATTCATCAACTACGCCCTGATCGCCTGGGCTGGTGACAAAGACATCTACTTCACCCGCTCCCGGCCGTACAAGTCCAACGACAACGCCCACGTCGAGCAGAAAAACGGTGATGTGGTCCGCCGCCATGCCTTCCACTACCGCTACGACACCACCGCCGAGCTCAAACTCCTCAACGCCCTCTACGACCTCGTCCGGGTCCGGCTGAACCTGTTCACCGCCACCATCAAAGCAACCGGCTGGCGCTCAAACAAACACGGCAAGAAAACCCGCATTTACGACAAGCCACGGACCCCGTACCAGCGCGTCGTCGATTCCGGGATCCTCACCACAGCCAAAGCCGCCGAACTCGCTCAACTAATGGAGATCACGAACCCGGCCGACCTCACCCGGGGCATCACCAAAATCCAGACCCAGCTGATCGCCCTCGCCGCAGCGAAAACACAGGCCCTGGAGGACTCATCCACGCGAGCACAAATAGATGAGGCACGCACAACACTTTCGCGAGCATCTTGACATGAGTCGTTACGCGGCCCAGGCCTAAGAGGCCTAGCGGACCCGCAGTGGCTGCGCGGCCGTAATCCGTTGGAGTTCGCTGTAACTGATGGAGAACATGGAGGTATGGTCCCCAGCTCCTGCCCAAAGGATCGGGTGAGCTTGCAGGGTCACGTCGAGGATGGTCCGGATGGGTCGCGGGTGGCCGACAGGAGCCACTCCGCCGACCGCCTGGCCGGTGTGTTCCAAGACGAAACCGGGGCTTGCCCGGCGGATCCTGGCTGTCCCCAAGGTAGC is part of the Arthrobacter methylotrophus genome and harbors:
- a CDS encoding energy-coupling factor transporter transmembrane protein EcfT; its protein translation is MRSRGVLIPHYVRGDSIVHRTPLWLKFLLVAGCGLASFLIVDWLVSAAVLAAMCALFLLSGAGFRRLAHSVWLVTPILLVIGAFQWWQLGGPVAARIVLNVLVCVVAASVLTVTTPVQALLDGVVALSKPFKRFGADPERFALTIAIMLRSLPFIAGAFSDVRDSARARGLERNPRALVLPVFITTVAYARQTGDALAARGLGDAED
- a CDS encoding ABC transporter ATP-binding protein, whose product is MNTIILSDVSVRVVVDGSHTPKTLLQDVSLNLSERRIAVIGANGSGKSTLLRLLNGLVAPSEGAVTVNGADSIGDVRRVRSQVGFVFTDPLSQLVMPTGREDVELSLRRSIRNSKERAARAEAVLERFGLLKLADQSIYELSGGERQLLALAAVLAVNPAVLVLDEPSTLLDLRNRELLRRTLAGLEQQIIMSTHDLELALEADRALVVDEGRIVFDGRAADAVEHYRALCAQAVEPGEAALQGRVQAT
- a CDS encoding biotin transporter BioY, whose product is MSSIKTAATGRTSARSRWTSTDIGLIAVFAALVAASTMVPGIPVGALGVPITLQTLAVMLTGLVLGGGRAFAAVGLYTLLGFAGLPIFSGGRSGLGILATPSAGYIIAFPLAAAAAGWLAALVIRKTVKYRAVFLFAAAMISTIVLVHGLGVLGFMVNGKFDFAKAFLADLPYYPGDTIKNVLAAIIAVSLHRAFPDILVRRVK
- a CDS encoding ABC-F family ATP-binding cassette domain-containing protein encodes the protein MITVQELELRAGARLLMDQVSFRVDKGDKIGLVGRNGAGKTTLTRVLAGEGLPAAGKVARSGEIGYLPQDPRTPDMEQLARDRILSARGLDVVVGKLKQAQADMSSEDATVQRKAMNRYDRLESEFLAGGGYAAEAEAAAISSNLSLPERLLNQPLKTLSGGQRRRVELARILYSDAETLLLDEPTNHLDADSITWLRDFLKGHQGGLIVISHDVELLEATVNKVYHLDANRAQIDFYNMGWKRYLQQRETDERARKRERANAEKKAQVLMDQANKMRAKATKAVAAQNMAKRAERLLGGLEAVRENDRVAALRFPDPAPCGKTPLTAEGLSKSYGSLEIFTDVDLAIDRGSKVVILGLNGAGKTTLLRMLAGVDKPDTGEILPGHGLKVGYYAQEHETLDHDRTVLENMRSSAPDMKDAEVRGILGSFLFSGDDVDKPAGVLSGGEKTRLALATIVASSANVLLLDEPTNNLDPASRAEILGALRNYSGAVVLVSHDEGAVEALNPERVVLLPDGVEDHWNEDYLDLITLA
- a CDS encoding SRPBCC domain-containing protein; the protein is MAEYTYVTYIEGTADQIWAALTDAAQSAEYWGHANVSDWKAGSRWEHQRTDGSGTADVVGTILEATQPLRLVNTWEDPTVPEVVKPDVVTFTIESHDSIARLTVHHRNIADEEQLAIASRGWSAVLSNLKSYIELGRPLASVPWEMP
- a CDS encoding transposase family protein, which gives rise to MATRREITKKYAADYAKASKKAKGVVLDELVAVTGWSRANARRALATARARKGRAKPVTRRPRGRTYGYDTLKVLICVWRLAGMPSGKYLAATMDLWLPKLQAFGELDAKRLTPAVAAQLMQVSGATIDRLLKPTKDADRPKGLSATKAGPLLRNSITVRKAGDEHEQAPGFIEADMVVHCGPTLAGEFARTLTATDVFTGWTENVAVRNGAHKWVLPALDEVVARLPFPLVGLDTDNGGEFINYALIAWAGDKDIYFTRSRPYKSNDNAHVEQKNGDVVRRHAFHYRYDTTAELKLLNALYDLVRVRLNLFTATIKATGWRSNKHGKKTRIYDKPRTPYQRVVDSGILTTAKAAELAQLMEITNPADLTRGITKIQTQLIALAAAKTQALEDSSTRAQIDEARTTLSRAS
- a CDS encoding YbaK/EbsC family protein, with the translated sequence MPKATKMVPTPVLKVKLALTAAGAQDTVCTFDDEVPTAVAAASLLGCDLAAIANSLVFELDGAPLLILASGAAKVDTSLVAATLGTARIRRASPGFVLEHTGQAVGGVAPVGHPRPIRTILDVTLQAHPILWAGAGDHTSMFSISYSELQRITAAQPLRVR